The Pyxicephalus adspersus chromosome 1, UCB_Pads_2.0, whole genome shotgun sequence sequence CTTAATCATAAAGGCTACTAAGCTTGTTTGTGGTGAAATGCATCATTAAAATGCTATTTGGGGTGACAGCATCTGTTCATGCCTAAGCACCCTGTTCCATATGTTAGTGAGCTCTGGACTCATCTGCACATCTGGCAGCATAGTGCCAGACATagaccgtattttccggcgtataagacgactgggcgtataagacgacccccagcttttgcagttaaaatatagagtttgttccatttaaaaaaaaaacagtaacaaagaaaatttttactttcaataatagaattgtctaccattctatgtaaaaatagtcacacagcgcgacctagtggctgatttgtaaatcacgctattttttaacaagcatgtaaatgtataccgcatggctcacagcgtttccCGAAGCTCTGCCGGCTGACCCAaactcggatcttctccccgttcaggggattggtaagtacccggtgtataagacgacccccgactttgacaaacattttttggggttaaaaagtcgtcttatacaccggaaaatacggtacataatattaaggttgttttttttttggcagatacaTCAAGGTCTAtggtataaattatattttaccaacGTGATCTTTGGTAATACCACTGCCTCTTAAAAATCCACCTTTATTCTGCTGCATAGAGAAGTCCAGTCCTATTCATTATTGTGTATGTCTGGCTGCACTGAGATCTTTGGATTTCATGGACCAGTTGAGGCCTAGACAGTGCTCTACACAAATGCACAGACTGTGCGGGGACCGCCATGATTTGTGCCACCATTGCCAGTTCTAGAACCAAGGTCAGGGCTTATATTGGCTTTACATAAATCTGGGATGTTTCTACCTGTCATCTAAATTCATCAACATATTCAGACATTTACTACTTagtttactgcatattttttttttaattctttttattaaaagatatcaagaaacatacagggaaaagaaaataaagtggccgtaacatacagttcaaaaaagaacatacagcaaggttaggttctaacaatacatatcttgtggcttaacggccaaccgcatagaaatacaaactttGTAACCAACCCATTGTGCTTTATCAGTAGCAAGAACCATGATATCCTAAGGTTTTCGAAAACaattttataagaaaagaaaaataaaagaaggacaaacaaattaactaattaaaaaaaggagttaagaataaaaaaaaaagaaagagaaagagaaaaagggaagaagaaagGGGGAGGAAGGATGGGGGGGTTAAAGCGGGCATTgaccagctatagaatcaatcacatctctgaaacagtggcagaatgcaattaggcatccatcccagaatactcaggtatctaggggggtggtcgtaacaaacggcaatattcctcagtagtgataaagtggatccagtggtaccaagtctgtggTTCCGGGGGGAATCCAGGATCGCCTAGAACGGGAGACATTTGAGACGGGTATAtggttacgttttgagaggagaagtacttagtgaccactttcaaggtttcgccaatcaatggatgggtgtacattgccATCCTGGTCGCCGGTGTCGACCAGGCCAAtgcggcaatgggggcagtagagcatgcatcctccaacccaacccacagtttggagcggctattagtgcaccaatccagcagcctagacaagtgcactgcctgatggtttaaaactgggtcagggaatgccattcctccgtTGGATTTGGGGAGTATCAGTAAAgtcatcctaagcctgggcgccccattaagccagaaattttacaaattccgaacGGAATTTTCGAAAGataaaaagcgggatgtgtattgggagtgcttgcagcatatacaacagtctaggcataacattcattttaagcacattgcacctcAACAAACCATGTAAATGTcatctgtctccacctctgtagatcacttcggattttatttaatagagggataaaattgagatctacaattcgCGTTAGATTACcaggaatctgtgtgcccaggtaggagatagctgagttagaccacttgaaggggaaagaaggggccaaggcctctctaatttttctgggaagagtaacactcagtgcctctgacttttgcaggtttattttgtaattagagagcgaggcatatctgtctagctctcgcataagaaccggcaaagtagttaccggtgttgaaacataaaataaaaggtcatccgcataagcagctactttatgttcagtggggccaatctggactcccTATATCTCCATTGGCAAGAATTATTCGTtgaggggctccagggtcaatACAAACAGCAAGGGAGATATTGGGCATCCCTGtgggagagttcaccattaacccgtactctggcactgggggaggaatacaacgtttctatccagcgcagaatacgagggggaagaccaaatgtgtcaatgtggagaacagaaacgtccagtccacccgatcaaatgccttctcagcatcagtggagaggagcattagaggggtgTTGTGAGTATATGCATAGTTAATATTATTCAGGTTAcggatcgtgttgtccctggcttccctcatcgggagaaaaccgctttggtcaggatggacaaAATCATTCAGTATTGGAGTCAGCCTACGGTATGCGCTAATATGCTGGCcaaaagtttcaaatcacaattaagcaatgatattggtctataattggagcataggagagggtccttgtctggtttgagtatcacCGATATGTGGGCCGCTAATGTGTCAGGAGGAAGAGTGTGACCATCAGTGAGCGCATTCAGCGTAAACTGGTAGTTGGCTGctttgtagctggatcattatggtgagcattttgagaccaagaactagtctcctagtcctcaggaaagcctggaatcCATATGTAGCCGCTTCTGGTGAACTATAAGTCTCaaacatgcctagtttggtctcggTGAACTTGGTATTTTGTGGTGTATAATATTCTGGGAGTTgacagttcataaaacctgtacttatgaaattattattaatgtcgAGAACCAGGGCATCTTGggtgtgtccacagagcatcataatccatgtgcagcccccaccctgctgtcattagATTGTCCCATCTCAGTGGTTGGCATAGAAAGAGCCATGTAAGCCtaggtttattaaatattggacatatttcggtgaaaaatgcctaagaattatagcctacaatgtaaaataaatttccacgcaaaaaaaagtaacgctttttgcatggaattttggacggaattagaatgctagggggttaattTAACTGTTtaaatgactagctattatttgtgcaagaaccttcatttatttaatatatacgtgcattgatagggtgatatattatccatatttatgtagataatattattattcaacaattccatcttgttgctaaggacaacagcactgGCATATTGAGatctgcagggagcccagtgactctgactaataactaggactttacacagcaacctggaccaaggcaaaccaactctacctaagtatatttcacagtttttctctttttatttcaccctgttgctattgttctgttagTGTTCTTTGATTAACctttatgtttctgtatttgttatgcactgtttttgtatgtttttactttttaaacactataaaaagtttaAGATGAATCTCTGACTGCTTTAGGTAGAATTAGTGCACTACTTCCTAGTTACTTGGTGAaggactgcgtaatatgttggtgctaataactagataataataataacatttattattagtatttacgAACAATGTATAACTTTCAAACTTTAAGTTTTCTCTTCACtttactttataatatttatttcatctaattttaTGATAACAACTGACTATCCCTCCTTTTACTTCAATTTAGCTATAAGGATTTTTGATAGATTACTGCGATATtcacccctgaagaagtgggttcTCCTACCTTTGGGACTCTATGTTTATCTTATATGTATTCATACcaagttttttctttattcattttgttctgAAATTGTTTGgagtttttgttattgttttctctttgtttacCATGTTAGAGAAAATGTGGCTCCCTGTGCTGGTGGTGGTATTGGTTCTACTCTTCCTGTACAGACGGTACAAACAGAGTCATATGCTGGAAAATATTACAGATAAATATGTCTTCATCACTGGATGTGATACTGGATTTGGCAACATGCTGGCAAAACAGCTTGATAAACGTGGAATGAAGGTTCTGGCTGCCTGTCTCACCAATGCAGGAGCTAATGACTTAAAGAAGGAATGTACCAGCAGATTACAAACTGTGATCATGGATGTTACAGACAGTCAAAGTGTGTGTTCTGCTGCCACGTGGGTCCGTGGCATTGTTGCAGATAAGGGTAAGAACCTGAATTGTTTATTATGATTTTGTCattaatttatatacaaaacGGGATAAAGAACAAAGAACATAATTTCCTGAGTtcctcaaaaaaatgtaaagaacatcAAGACAAGGGATGGCCAAGGGAGTTTGTTTTGGAAAGTGGGGACATTTTCTCAAATAGTAGGCTGATTTTCAAAATTGATGGGGTGTCAGAGAGGCATGTGAAAATatgcatttcatgtattttagaaatgtttttttgcttgtaaaataCCCCCCTATATAGACACCTCAAAAAACTGGGACTGCCACTAAGTGCCACCACCATGAATATGAAGTTAGCAACCCCTGCAGATTAAAAATTCACACTGAAGTGACACTCACACTCAAGTGCCGAAATAACAAATCTCTTCTAGATTGGATGTGTTAGGTTTTCTGTTCGTAAAAAATTAGATAGGGTCACCCCAGCACTGGCAGTAATTTGCTTCACTTAAAAGCTCATTTAAACTCATTAAAAGCGGTCTGcaagtaaataagaaaaaaataattatgagaAACACTGGGTCTCATATACttaaattttgttttctgtttttacctgAACTGATCAAGTTGGTGTTATAGTCACCTTAACATTCTCCTTTTACTTTAAGAGGGTTTGGGAGGATTTtgtagaatgaaataaaaaaagaaaagtgtaaaaagtTTAATTTGGCAAGGGCATCTTCTCTTCCCTCCTGGCAGGTCTTTGGGGCCTAGTGAATAATGCAGGAATTTTATTGCCTATGGCCCCCAATGAATGGCTGACAAGAGATGATTTTCGCAAGATACTGGAGGTCAACCTTTTGGGAATGGTCGATGTAACAATCAACCTGCTTCCCCTTATCAGACAGTCCCGAGGTCGCATAGTAAATGTATCTAGTATTGCTGGAAGGGTTACACTGTGTGGAGGTGGCTACTGCTTATCCAAGTATGGCGTGGAAGCATTTTCTGACAGTTTAAGGTAACTTGTTTCACCTATAATACTTATATGTTATATATCTTGGTGTGCTCACAACAGTAGATGCAACTTTCCCAAACTAAACCTTCTGGaacccagctataattactatatccacagctcacagtatattagtatagtggtcagtgggaagaatgccacccttaNNNNNNNNNNNNNNNNNNNNNNNNNNNNNNNNNNNNNNNNNNNNNNNNNNNNNNNNNNNNNNNNNNNNNNNNNNNNNNNNNNNNNNNNNNNNNNNNNNNNNNNNNNNNNNNNNNNNNNNNNNNNNNNNNNNNNNNNNNNNNNNNNNNNNNNNNNNNNNNNNNNNNNNNNNNNNNNNNNNNNNNNNNNNNNNNNNNNNNNNNNNNNNNNNNNNNNNNNNNNNNNNNNNNNNNNNNNTTTTCCCTCCTGCTTTAAGACACAATTGGAAGGGTGTACATCCTGCATTCtcttaaaagaattttttttttaataaaataataatatttttacctaatttacAGTAATCATCCTACCttttctcaaaatattttattactttaaaaaaagaaaacagtgaaaaTAGATCTGATTTGAACTTGaacaacaaatgtatttcaatttatGTCCTGCAATAAagtgtttatgtgtgttttttttttttataggagggAGCTTAAGCCTTTTGGAGTGAAAGTCTCCATTATTAATCCTGATTTCTTTAGAACGCCAATCCTGAATTCAGAAGTAATAAAAGACAAAGTTACTGATATATGGAAAAAATTGCCTTCAAACCTGAAAAATGCCTATGGGGAGAAGTATTATCACCAATGTAAGTGAGGCAGATCTGTAATATATGAAATGTCAATGTACAAGGGCTGTAATATGTGTACTAAAtacttcatataaaaaaaaatacatcatactGCTTAAAACGTTACTCtttaaggcccctttcagacttgcagatGAAGACTACATGGTTACAACTCCCAGGAGCATAGCAAACTGCCGGTATGGGCCTgaatttttaaagttctccaagactggggaagatagaacATCAAGGGTGAACATGGgatacagcaaacatggaatggtaTTAATCAAACTCATTTAAAATTAGTTGGAATaactttcaatcctggaccagattcattcaaggttttctggatcacctaggttctccaatgatagtctatcttctccagtcttgaagagctttaataaataaggccctatgtTTTCAGGAGCATTTGCACATGCTGCCCTTGCATTTGTGGTCGTATAGCAGTTCTTCCAGAGGTGGAAGAGCAATCACACATGttaaagcaacatgttgcttccaagAACTGTGCCACAACTGCAATGCAAAATGCAGCTGTGGGCAAACGCttatgcaaaattattattattaaacaggatttatatagcaccaacatattacgcagcgctgtacaatcaatcaatcaatggtGGCACTATGACATACTTTACATGGTACACTTTACCATTTAGTAATGCACATTTAATAGCTTTCCAGGGCAGAAACTCCAGCTCACGTGTTATGCCATCTGTTAAGATCTGTCAAGTAGCCCTTGCATGAtagaacaaacacaaaaatactaattattagcAGAGGAAGCACTTtctaattaacaaaataaaaatatgtgaagtGGCAATGGCCACAATAGTGGTCCCTGCTAAACACTTCCTGGTAATGAAAATGGTTTACATTATTGTTCCAACAATTAAATTGAATAACAGATTATCACCAGGCTTAATGgataactttcattttttaaacatgtttttttttatttgcagattgtAAATTCGTTGATAAAATATGTTCTCTGACCAACCCAAAAATCACAGTTGTTACAGATTGTATGGAGCATGCCCTGACTGCGGAGCAACCATGGACACGTTATTCTGCTGGCTGGTATGCCAAACTGCTCTATATGCCCTTGTCATATCTTCCAACATTTGTGCAAGATTCATTCCTTGACTCTTCCCCAGATATACCTAAGTAAGAAAGCAGTTTATCAACATGAAGCATGGAGAAACGCTACCTTAAAATCCCACTCATCCATCTTTATGGGTTATTCCTGAAGatccatattttattaaataattttactgGTGTGATTTTTGCCTGTctaatatatacctatatataataGGTAATCTGTAATACATACCCGTTTTACTTATCTCTAATATAATATAAGgataattgtaatatataccatttataaaaaaaaaaaacacttgatcaATCACTGTGTAAAAAATGGCACTGCCAATTTGTATCTATTTAAAagcatagaaatgtatttgcaCAAATGGCAATTATTAttgatgaagaaaaaagaaataaactagGACTTTTATTGATGCTATGTTTGACCCATATTTCATTGCACAGCTTCCAACTTTCTCAAATAGGAAAGTAGGCTTCTTGTAGTGCAAAGAATGTTATTCAAGGTCCTAGCTACACATGCAGTTATACAGACCACCAGGAATATCCAAAAAATGGCTGAATAAATTCACTTGGGCTCAATTCAGCACTGCTTGTAATATTATActatgaaaaatacaatatatcttcatggcaaaaaatatatgtttattcatGAAAACCTGCGTAGGATACCAAAAGGGATGAcaaggaagaaagggaaaaagcAGTGTTTGCTGAATAGTATGTCCCATGACTGACATACATGCATACTGGAAAGCATGTCAAGTGTGTTAAAGTGCAGGTCTCAGTGGTGCAATCAATACTGGGAATTTAGGTGTGTGTGATACAATGCAGGTCATACCAGTAACATTTATATTGgcagtaaaatatttgtacaggTGTGAAGATTTTACTGTTTGCCGCAgtgttaaataacattttttagcaaCAAGCAAAATTTCCAAATTTTAGCAGACAAACCAAATCTGGTTGAAGTGGAACCATTGCAATGATAATTGTAGGTTTAATATGGCAGTTTCAATTGTAATGAaagcaagtttattttatattagaagcACAGTCTGGtattaaatacaaacaaaaaaatttgtcaCTTATTTCCCTATTGTTTATATAATGATCACCCTAATCTTTGTCCTAAAATAATAtgtgtgtaaaaaacacaattcctcCCTAATGTTGGAAGAAACCTTATTCataggtattattaatattaataataaaccgcAACTACACAACGCTAACATAtattgcagagctgtacattaaaaagaggtttgcaaatgacagacagatacaaagacaGGAGGAGAAAACGACCCTGCCCGACAGGGCTTACAAATTATAAGGTTGTGTGCTGTTCAAGGGGAGAGCTATACATGTGTAttgcacaaaaaaatgcattttagtcATTTAGGtgtttaatttttgaaaattattatgtTCGTAGCAGTAATAAGTTTCCATTTTTACCACCATGTCCATAGATAGATTTCTACAGAGTCATTTACGAAAATATTTTACCACATTTATAGAGGTGATCATTTTAACTGGACTTATTACAGTGATCTTGTATTTAACTCCAAACTTTCTACATCAAACGATGGCTAACACTGTACAATACTCTATTACTGTAGTGAGTGtgtgaaaaaaggaacaaaacagcAATGTGGGAATTTTTGCCATATTAGCGGAATCTTCAGTTGTCCTTATTAGGGGAATCATTTGAAAACTTGCCTAGAACAAAACATGAAAGAACCTAATGTTCCCATGAATCTTATTGTGTAGTCTGCCTCCAGAAATAGTGTTTCGATATGTTCTGCAAATTTAATGTTGCATGAATTCAAGATCACCATAAAAGAACATTAATGTTa is a genomic window containing:
- the LOC140328415 gene encoding retinol dehydrogenase 7-like is translated as MWLPVLVVVLVLLFLYRRYKQSHMLENITDKYVFITGCDTGFGNMLAKQLDKRGMKVLAACLTNAGANDLKKECTSRLQTVIMDVTDSQSVCSAATWVRGIVADKGLWGLVNNAGILLPMAPNEWLTRDDFRKILEVNLLGMVDVTINLLPLIRQSRGRIVNVSSIAGRVTLCGGGYCLSKYGVEAFSDSLRRELKPFGVKVSIINPDFFRTPILNSEVIKDKVTDIWKKLPSNLKNAYGEKYYHQYCKFVDKICSLTNPKITVVTDCMEHALTAEQPWTRYSAGWYAKLLYMPLSYLPTFVQDSFLDSSPDIPK